ctacaaatatacctgtgctattaaACACAGAGGTCACATGTATGGTTTCGAGTCACATTCGCCTTTAATATGTTATGTTTCAAGAGAGATATTCATTAAATTCAAAGATAAAGATGCTTCTGATCCATCACTTGTGTCTGTTATCTCATTCTTGGgtgtttttgatgttttttgcttaatgcatataaataataaaGTTAGGCACACTGGTAATGCAAATCCAAGAAGAAAGGCAGCCACTGCCTTAAGTACATGTTCTGTGATTTGTGACAGAAACAAAGATTTCTCCTCTGCAAAAAGAGACAAAGCAAGTCAGAGCCAGACAAATTTTCACATAATTTATCAGTATGCTCATATAAATTATTTATGCCCCTGTGAGTGGCTTACCATATGCTATCTTCAGTTTCCCATCAATGCTTAAGTGTTCAATCTCACAGGTACCATCGTGGACGCTCACATTACTAAGACTAAGATAGGAGGTCATCTGGAAAGTGCCATCCTTGTGAGGGAGGATTCCTGTAGTTGATACACCGAAATAGATTGGCCTTCCTTTTTGGGTCCAGCGTACTTTAATGACGTTTGGATAGAAGCCATGCACAACACATTTAAGATATTCCTGATCCTTTTTTCCTCCAGAAGACACATATACTGCAGGTTTTGCTACATTTGAAAAGCAAGCAATTGTTTATTAACTTGCAATGTGAAACCAACTAAATATAAACAGagaatatgtattttatatatatttacctgCTCTGGAGAGGGAGTTGTTGGACTTCAGGAAGACCGTTTTCACAGCAGAACACACCTTTACTAGTCGTGCCTCTTTTCTTTTAATGTATTCTTTGCTCTTTCTCTCTTCTGCTAAAAGCTGACCAGGTTCACTGGTAGCAACCACAGCTTCCTTCGCCAAATCCACATGCATGATGTCTCTGCCATCATACCCATAGCGCCAGAAACGGCTTACTTGCCCTTCATTGTTGAATGCACATCCGATGAACTGCTGGTATGCATGTTCTTCTAAAATAAACCAATTGCAATAGATTTATCTATCTATAGTTTACATGCAGGTAATTTGCCATTAAAATATGCACAGAAcctatttggattttttttaagcCTTTGTCTTATAAAGTTTAcagtttaaaatgaataaataagcatatCTGGACTGATGTTTTGAGTTTGCTTTTTGGATATGATACAGGCTTGCACACAAACTACTTACATTCATCATTGTTTTTGGTTACATTCTCCCACACAATATtacattaaacataaaaaaacatattgGACAAAATGTCCTACCTGCTGCAAGGATGGTATTAAAGAAAGCCATGACAAGGAGAAAAACTTGCATTTTGTTTTGTCAGCAGTCACTTTATATGGGTTTAATCTTTAATGAACTGACtaaaattcttagaaaaaaataagaattaaatGGAAACCACGGCatatcaaaagtgaaagtataaaAAGAAAAACTAGTCAAAACATCATGTGACTGTCATGTGACTGATATTTTATGTTCGGTTTTAACAGGAAGACATTAGCTTTTGGTTACTGTCTGTGAACCAAACTGCGTGAATGGCAAACATGGTTATCATACAGACAGTCATAATACTTCTGCTTTCTCCTCAGATCACCATGTGGACAGGTGAGGTTATAATAATGTTGTGTTTCTCATTCATTTAGAAAACAGGAAGATGATAATCTTAGCATTTGTAAATTCATTGCATTTATTAATTtgaaaatattgtacatttttttagaCTACCAGACAGCAAATGTCCTTGCCTACACACGGATGATGGAGAACGGTTCCATAGACCAGGCGGTGGTTGTTTTGGTGAATGAAGCCACATTTGCGTACTTTGACCAGGCAAATAAAACCTTTGTCTTGCGTCCCAGTGCAAGCGCCGGGTTCTCAGTTTTAGAAGACAATGATCAATCATTCTGCATGTATGAGGTGGTAGCAGGATTTATTCGACAAACTGATTACCTGAAGAAACTCCAACAAGAAACTAATTCAACAAAATCACTTTTGGGTAATTTGATCATACATACAGCTGTACTGTTTAcagaactttttgaatttgaaaatcagggtatattttacttattttgtcttctgggaaactatCTTCTAAAGGGAGAGATATTtactaaaaataagaaaaatgtacacagctcGGTGCTATTCAaaattttcacccccagctcttaatgcatggtttttctttctgaagcacaagtgagcatttgaaccttctgtaatagttgcatatgagtccctcagttgtcctcagtgtaaaaacatggatctcaaaatcatagagtcattgctggaaaggattcaagtacacaaaaatgccggaaaaccaaagaatgttcttcagatttttctgaagaacagcaggcagtttaactgttcaggacaaacaagggactcattgacaactattactaaactaaaacacagctgtggatcattcaggtaacaacacagtattaagaatcaaggggatgtaaacttttgaaccgggtaatttttttttaaatcaagtaatattctctcttgtggactatatgtaaacatcttttatgtgaaatgacTTATTCCGGTTAGTACtaaatacatgcattttgtatgatccctttattttggtaaagtaactaacatttttcagattctgaaagggggatgtaaacgtttgacctcaactgaatcATTCTAAATTCCTTCTTTAattgaagacacacacacaaatataatgAATTTTCTACTATTCTAGTTATTTaatttgacttctttttttttctacagTACGGCCTTCAGTCAATGTGTATACAGAGTTTCCTGAACAAAAAGGAAAAGCAAACATCCTTTACTGCTATGCCACTGGGTTTTACCCTGGTGACATTGAAATAAACTTTTATCTAAACGGCCAAAAGTCCACTGTGAAAGCAGAGTCCTCTGATTTAATGTATGGGGAAGACTGGACCTTTAGAGTGTACAAGTATATGAATATCACCCCACAGTATGGAGATGAGTACACATGTGAAGTGAAACACAGTAGTTTGGCTGAACCTAAAATGACAGAGTGGAGTAAGTTTGTTCACTTTATtggaaatgtgaaatataaagtttGTTCAAAAAGTAATATATTGATAAAATCATTAATAAAACTGTCTGCTCTTTTCTGAAGggcctgaattttcagcatccacaTCACATCTCTACTGGGCTTTTTCACTACCTCTTGGCATCCTGTTGGGCATCATGACATCTGTGCTGATTTTAAGAAGAAAATTGCATTCTCAATTGTAATGGTGCTTTGAAAAACTGTACTGCAGTACATATGTGCATCTGAACTTTGTGGCTATAGATGAACACAGAATAGAACTCATTTATTTAGGCATAGTCCATAGACACAAGCTTCAGTTAATCTTTATTCTGTAAATATGTGTTTGCAATTTTTACatctggtttcacagacatggcttaaaGCCAAGTCtcagactaaaatgcatgtttgagCTGTCTATAACTAATTACTGTACTTGAGTATCTTTTTTGGATACTCTGTAGTTTTACAGAGTATCAAAGATATTAGCAACTTTTACTCTCTACTTCACTACATTTTTGAATAAACTCTTTACTCCGCTATATTTATAAAGAGTGTTGCAATTACACATTACATTTTCATTGCACCTTGCAGCAGTTTGcttatgcattttatttaagtGATATCGCCAAGTACAGGGCACTGAAAGTACTATATCTTGTATTTATATATCatgtgtgattggttataatgcGCAATGCTGTATAAAGAAATATGAAGCACCATGAGCATGTCTAAATTTAATTGTGCAATTgacattttttgtttcattttcacTTCACCTCAAAAGAGGAAAAAAGAGGGGAATGTGcgaaaaaaaataatctatgcagCTATCACGCATCTCACTAAAATAGGGTTATAGGCTATCATTAATGTTATGCTATGTTTCCGTTTCCGTGCACATAGGTGTagtttttttaacaaatgtaacTACACtcaaataaatttttaatgtacagttgtataatatataattaattgtgtgtgtgtgtgtgtgtgtgtgtgtgtgtgtgtgtgtgtgatatagtTTCAGTATATATTATATGACtatacattaaaaacattaataaagtgagtatatatatatatatatatatatatatatatatatatatatgttttttaaagacgtctcttatactcatcaaagttccatttgtttaatcaaaaatacagaaaaaagtaatattatgaaatattaatgcaattaaaaataacagaaaagaacagcatttattcaaaatagaaatcttttctaacaatataagtcttatatataagtctttactatcacttttttcaatttaacacatccttgctgaatacaattatacatttattttagagagaaaaaatttactgaccccaaactttaaacgagttgtttattgttacaaaagttttctattttaaataaatgctgttctttttaatgttttatttatcaaaggatcctgaaaaaaatacCATAGGCTCCAAAAATATGTTTCCAACCTTgagaataaatcagcatattagaatgatttctaaaggatcatgtgacattgaatactggagtaatgatgctgaaaattcagctttgcatcacaggaataaattatattttaaagtatattaaaatagaaaatcactattttaaattgcattaacatttcacaatattacagtttttttttcggtatttttaatcaaataaacgcagccttgatgagcaaaaagtctctttaaaaagcattaaaaatcttacacaccccaaacttttgagcagcagtgtatatataaataaatgaccctgaaccacaaaaccagtcaaaattgtcttttttttttcttttttttttttttttttacattttaatgaagctttccattgatttatggtttgttaggacaggacaatatttggccgagatacaactatttgaaaatctggaatttgagagtgcaaaaaaaataaataaaaataaataaataaataaataaataaataataataataataataataataataataataataaaaagttacgttcttagcaatgcatattactaaacaaaaatgaagttttgatatatttacagtagggaatttacaaaatatgttcatggaacatattacttaatatcctaatgattttaggcataaaatCATTTAGCCTCTCTATATATGAATAATAGCAAAATCTGTGtacaattaattttatttataggtGGCAGAAAGGGTGCTTCGACCAGGGGCCATATAAGCTAGAACAGACACTATTTTAAAGTGCAAGACCCAACCTAAACACCTGGTGGCAGCAAACCACAAAAATTTGACATTGTGTACCGTGGTTAGATCTTCCTAACAACTTCAATACCTTTTAAAACACTTCTTTAGAAGATTTAGAAGACAAATATCTTACATTGTAAGCTATATGTTTTATGTCTCATACTTATACATATGTAGATCTGCACAGTATCACATAGTGACATTAGAAGAAAGAATGCTGCGCTCACAGACGAATCCACGCTCAGCGAATCGGTTCGACTGAAT
Above is a genomic segment from Garra rufa chromosome 2, GarRuf1.0, whole genome shotgun sequence containing:
- the LOC141325833 gene encoding zinc-alpha-2-glycoprotein, with translation MAFFNTILAAEEHAYQQFIGCAFNNEGQVSRFWRYGYDGRDIMHVDLAKEAVVATSEPGQLLAEERKSKEYIKRKEARLVKVCSAVKTVFLKSNNSLSRAAKPAVYVSSGGKKDQEYLKCVVHGFYPNVIKVRWTQKGRPIYFGVSTTGILPHKDGTFQMTSYLSLSNVSVHDGTCEIEHLSIDGKLKIAYEEKSLFLSQITEHVLKAVAAFLLGFALPVCLTLLFICIKQKTSKTPKNEITDTSDGSEASLSLNLMNISLET
- the LOC141326132 gene encoding uncharacterized protein; this encodes MANMVIIQTVIILLLSPQITMWTDYQTANVLAYTRMMENGSIDQAVVVLVNEATFAYFDQANKTFVLRPSASAGFSVLEDNDQSFCMYEVVAGFIRQTDYLKKLQQETNSTKSLLVRPSVNVYTEFPEQKGKANILYCYATGFYPGDIEINFYLNGQKSTVKAESSDLMYGEDWTFRVYKYMNITPQYGDEYTCEVKHSSLAEPKMTEWRPEFSASTSHLYWAFSLPLGILLGIMTSVLILRRKLHSQL